The region GATAAAATAAATTCAGGTAAAACCTCTTCTAAAGAATCCCTAACTATCTTTTTATCAGATTTTAAATTTATCATAAATGTATCATTTATCTCATATGCAATTTCTAATAATTTTTCATTATGATAAATTTTTGGAAAATCAAGTTCATGATTTTCAGCTTTTTTTCTTTTAACTTTTTCAATTTTTTCTTCAAAGTCATCTTCAAAAGTAATTTCATCTTCATTTTTTTCAACTTCATCATATGCAAAAGATTGTTTTTTAATCTCTTTTTTTTGTTCTTCTTCTGTAATAAGATTTCTTAAATTTCTCAATTTTATTCCTTATTTAAAAAAGAAAAGATATTTTTTTTATCTTTTGTTTTAGAAGAGGTTTTACTTATAAATTCTTTTGTTTTAAGAATATCTTCCAAAGTTTTAACAAATGGTGATTCTTGAGATATTTGTGAAGCTAGTTCACAATAATTCCAACATTTACCTAATGTTTGATAGTCGTTTGGAATTTTTATATAACTTAATTTTTCTTCTTTACTACTAGTGTTCATAATGGAATCAAAGTCTGAAGATGAAATCTCATTTAATGAGTTAACTCTATTTACTATGAAGTTAACTTTATCTTTTAAGCCAGCTCTTTTCATAAGTGAATAAAAAGTTTTAAGTTTCGATACATGTGGAAGAGTCATCTCTGTTAATATCCAAATTTCATTTACTAAATCATAAATACTACTCTTAAGTGATGAGGCATCTGAAATACCTGTATCTATAATAATATAATTGAAATGTTCACTAGCTTTTAAAATATAATCTAGCATTTTTTCTATAAATATTTCTTTTTCAAGTATATCCCTATCAATATGTTTTTGTATTCCATTTATACTGTAAAAATTTTCTCTAATTTTTACTAATCCTAGTTCTAAATTCTTTTTAATGTTAAAATCATTCATATTTACTAAGTCTATTATAGAATGATTTGGTATAGGATTTTGTGATAAAAATAGATTACTAATTGCTTTAGTTGTTGAAAGATCTATATATAATACGTTTTTTGATGGGTTGTTTCTTGCTATAATATCAGCAGTATTCATTGATATTGTTGTTGCTCCAATCCCACCAGAAACTCCACTTACTGCAATAATTTTATTATCATATTTATTTTTATTTAATAATTTATATTTTGTATCTAGTATTATATTTTTTATATTTTCAGGAGAAAACTCATCAATCGACACATAGTTTTCTATGTTTAACTTTCCACAGCTTAATGAAAGATTATGATTATTTGGACCAATTACGATGATAAATTCATTGAATTTTCTTAAAAGCTCACTATCGTCATTTATTAATTCTCCATTTTGTATGGTATAAATTATAATATTTTTAGAGTTTTTCATATGTAAAACATCAGAAATTTTAGTAATATCATAAATGACATTTATCTCTGCATTTAATAAAATATCCAAATTTGTTTGTAATTTATTTGCAAATTTTGTAGTATTCTTATCTGTAACAATAAAAATATTTAAAGGGGTGTTTTGTGATAATAAATCTTTTTCAATCTCAAATATTTTTCTTAATGCAATTCTAGATTTTTTTAGTAACTCTTTTAATACTTGTCTATACCAAATTTTTCTATTAAATGTAATTTTACCAAAGATAATATCACCATCTTTTAATACTATAGAGTATTTATTATTTATAAAATTAATATCATCTTCTATCACTTCATATCCATTTACAGTAAAACCATAAATAAAATTATTGTATTTAAAATCATATTTTAAAAATGTAAGTTTTTGAATATTTGAAATTAATACAAATAATTGTAATATCTCAATTACATTCTCTTTTCTAATATCTAAAGCACCTTGAATATTTGAATATTCTTGATATGTTTTATAATCCATCTAATCCCTTTTAATATTACTATTGCAATTCAACTATAAAGTTATCTATATATAATACCTCATTTGTACTTGAAACATAGATTGATAATGATACACCAATAATACCATCACTATCAGTACTTCCTTCTAATGTATATGATTTAGAACCATAATTAATAGAACCACTATAATTACCAAATGATTGCCTATCAATAACAAGGTCATGGTTTAAGTAAACTGTAAAATAATCTCTACTACTACCCCAATTTTCCCAGCCACCTACATAGTTTAAGTCAAATTTAACAGTTACTCTTTTATTTGCAAAACTTGGGCCAAAATTAAAAAATCTTCCTGTTGTTTGCCAATCTTTTGTTTTTGCAGCTTGTATTTTTAGTTTACCTTCGTTTGAATCATACGAATCTTTTATCCATGAACCAAATCTTGTATCAAATTGTTCTTCATCTCTATCAAAAGTTAAATTAAAAATTCGTAAATCAACTTCATTTATGATTTTTACATTATAGCTGCTTGTAATACTCTCTTTCCCATCACTTACAGTTACATTTATTTTTAAGTTATTACCAACATAACCATTAGGAATTTTTATATTTGAAGTTATAAGTCCATACTGATTTATATTAAAATATGAACTAACATTAGTTGTTCCATTTAGATAAACAGTAATTGAATAATTTAAATTATCTCCGTCTGCATCACTAAAGTAAGGACTTACATCAAAACTATAATATGTATCTTCTTTTACTGTACCATCAGGAATTTTACTTGATGTTGGTTTTGAATTAGTATCTGTAACTTCAATACTAAACGCCGGTAAAGAAGCTGATAATTGACCATCACTAACTGAAATAACTATATTCTCGTATAATCCTAAATCAGAACTTCTAGGTATTCCTACAAGTTCTCCTGTATTTTGATTAAAATTAAGCCAAGATGGTTTGTTTGAAATACTGAATGTTAAAATATCATTATCTGGATCTGAAGCATTAGGAATAAAACTATAATTTTTATCTATATTGATTGTAGGAGTAGGTGCTCCATAAATAGTAGGTGCATCATTTACTTCAGTGATAGTTATATCACAATAACCAAAGCCAATAGCTCCACTATTATCAGTTGCAGTGAATGTTATTCTATCTGTACCAAAAAAGTTTAATATTGGAGTATAAGTTAATGTACCATCACTATTTACCACAACTGTACCATTTTGAGAAGATGCAGAAGTACTAAAAATAGAACCATCAGTGTCAATTGCATTCCATCCTATGGCAGAAGTTTGATTATCTTCATTTATATTTATTGGACAACCTGTAATTGTTACCACAGGATTTTGATTATTTCCACAATTTAATAAAACTACTCCACCTTGACCAATACTAAAATTATTTAATCGATTAGGTACTGCAAGTCTTGTACTGTCTAATACCAAATCATTGAAGTCTTGGTCTCCTCCTCCATCTAAATCCTCCATTGAGTATCTATACTCATTATTTGGATCATTTGTATAGTCTATATCATTAGTAGAATCTTCATCATTGTTTAAATTATCTGCATATTCTATAAATTGTTGATATTTGTCTTTTGCATCACCAGATAAGTTACTTATAAAATCATTATATTGATTCCAAATACTTTTTGGAATAATTTGAAAGTGGGCATAATTCCCATCGCCATTTAAATTTTCATGTTCAAAATATATGTGGGTATTATCTACAGTTTTGTTATTTAGTGTTACACTTGGATTACTTGTTGCTCCCATGCAGTGACTTTGATTTAATGTAATTTGATCCGAAATAGATGGATAATCATTATATCCATTTTTAAAGGTATTATACCCATCTGATATAATAAAAGTAAATGTAGGAGGAGTTGTAAATTGAGTACCTATTGGATCGCCCGCATTAGGCCTTTTAGAATCTTCTAAAATAAGTTGGGCATTTTGTACGCAACCGTTATTATCTAAAGTATAAGTTCCAACCATATTTCTATAACTTGCATCTTCGCCTCCAAAAGACAAGTTTACATTTAGCGGAGTTGTCAATTGTTCATTAGCAGAGAAGGGGCCAATAGTAAATGAGTCTTTATCCATAAATCTATACCAAAATGTATTATAATTATATGCTCCAAATGTAGTTCGGATAGTATCTGGTTGTGAGTCTCCGGTTGTATCTAACCAAGTATAATTTACTAAACCATTATTAAGTAGATAATTACCTAATTTTGTTTGTCTTAAAATATTATTATTCACATTTTGTGCTGTACACATATCCATTTGTAGAGCATAATGTTCTGCAATTGAGTGAGATGATGTTCTAGCTAGAGATTGTAAATCTTCCATTTCATTTCTTATTAGAGTTTCATCACTAATAGTTGCAACGAAAAATACAATTCCCATGAACAAAAGAAAGGCAAAAAACATTTGATCAATAAAAGCTTTTTTCATCCTGAACCCTTTTTATTTAATTATAGTATAAATATCTATAGATTCGTTTATTTTAACTAATATTACAGATAAAAAAATAGCTGGAGCCATTGGTGCTACTCTTCTTTTTTTTACCTTCTGATAATAGATTAAAAATAATCCTTGAACTATACCTGTAACTATTAAAAATATAGGTATAGAGATTGGTTGTAAATACAAAGTTATTACTAACATATATTTAATATCACCACCGCCTAAAATCATTTTAGGAAACAAAAGAATAAGTATAACAAAAAAAACTAAAAATATTATTAAAATAATAAAAGAATAAATTATTTGTTTATTTTCAAAAAAACCAAAAATTATTAGAAAAATTGAGAGTGCAAAAATCATTAGATTGGGAATTTTATATCTAGTACAATCTATATAAGATATAAATAATGAAAAAATAAAAAAAGAAATATGAAATATCATAATAGCATGTAGTATGAGTAAATATTACTCATACTACTTAAAGTTTAATTAAAATTTAGTTGCTATTAGTTTTTTTACTTGCATCTTTAATTGCATTATCAATAGCACTATTTGCACTTTTTTGTACTGAATTAGTTTGTTTTTGAACCCAAGAATTAAGTCCTACAACAGCACCAACACCAACAATAACTAAAAGAAGTGTTACAAGAATTTTATCCATAGCACCTTTTTCTGATTTTAATCTTCTTTTTAAGAATTCTAACATTATAATCTCCTTATTTATTTTTATAATTTTATCATAGATTTATTAAATATTTCTTATTTTTCACTTAAAAAATGAAATTATTTAGATAAAATTATTATTTTAATGTTATTTATGTATAATAAAAATTATTTATAGGAGAAAAATAATAAAGTGACTAATCAAATAAAAACTAAATATATAATTTATTTATTTTCAGCTTTTGTATTTGCGTATAGTATTAATGTGAGTATGCTTGATGATGGGTTGAGACATATATCTTTTGCTTATAATAGAGAATTAATGAAAAGTTGGGGAGATATTTTTCCTCATTCTTTATTTACATCTTATGATCCTTGGTTTATGTGGCATAATTTATTAAGTATCTTAATAGATATTTTTACATATTCTAATGTACATATTGTAGTTAATACTTTATCTTTATTTTTTCTTTTAGTACTAATACACAAACATTTTGAAAATGAATCAAAATACGATTATGCGTCAGTTACATATATTATAGTTTTTTCTATTTTGTATTTGAGCTATTTTAGGTATGTATTAGTTAGACCTGATTTATTGTCAGGTTTGTATATTCTTTATATGCTAACTTTAAAAAATAAATTCTATTTAACATTGTTTGTTACAATAATATATGGTCCTTTCTATTATTTATTCTTTGTTTATACAGGAATTATAGGTTTAACCTATATAATACAAAAAGATTGGAAATCTTTTTTAGGAACATTTTTAGGTTCTTCTATTGTACTTTTTATATATCTATATATAGATAAAGTAGAGTATTTAAATACAATATTAAATATTTTAAATGATCAATCATTAAGAATGGGTTTAGAAGTTTCAGAAGGTGCCCCTTTATTTAACATATTTAAAAATATAAACTATTATATTCTTTTGCCTATTTTCTTATTTTCATGTACAATAATTATATACTTAAAATATGACTATTTTTCTAAAAATAAAGTTGCAACATTTCTTTTAATATCATCATTATTATGGACTAATCAAGTTAGATATTATGTTTTATTTTTACCATTAATTTTAGTTTTTGTAGTAACATTTTTTTTAAACTTAAATAAAAAAATATTTTTTTATAGGGTAAGAAAAATACTATATCTAGTAAAAAAATATATTGCTTATTCAAAAAAGGCTTTTATTTTTTATGTAATAGCAATACCTTATAGTATATTTATTTTTTCTTATGCATTTAGTTTAGATTCAAGAGATAAAGAATTAGATAGTGCAAAATTTTTTAAAAATGAAGAATATAGTAATAAAACTATACTATTTAATAGTCTGAACATAGATATATATAAAGCTTTATATTTTAATCCAACAATAAAAACTATACCTAGTTGTAGTATTGGCTGGTTTGAGGATAATAAAGAGATGAAAGATATTTACATAAGAATGCAAAAAGATGATGGTGTATCAGAAAAAGAATTAAAAAAACTTATTGATTTTGTAGGAGCTGATATATATATACATAGACTAAGAAATGATAAGCAAATACTAAATTTTAAGAAACTTGAAAATTTGGGAATAACACCTATAAATATATATAAAAATAGAATAATATTTAATATAAAGAGAAAAATAAATGAATAATAAAATAGCAATAATTTTGCCAGCATATAATGAAGAGCTTACTATTGAGAAAACTATATTAAGTTTTAATAAATATTCTCCTAATAGTAAGATTGTAGTAGTTGATAACAATTCAAGTGACAAAACCTATGAAATTGCAAAAGAAACTTTTGAAAAAAATCAAATAGATGGCATTTTACTTTTAGAAAAAAGACAAGGTAAAGGTAATGCAATAAGAAAGGCTTTTAAAGAAATTGATGCTGATATTTATGTAATGAGTGATGCAGATTTAACTTATCCTGCAAATGAAATTAATAAAATTATTGATCCCATATTATTTGAAAATATAGATATGTGTGTAGGAGATAGAATAAGTAAAGGTGATTACGAAAAAGAAAATAAAAGATTCTTACATAACTTTGGAAATAAACTTGTAAAAAATTTAGTAAATAAGCTTTTTAAATCAGATATTAATGACATAATGAGTGGATATAGAGCTTTTAGTAAAAAATTTGTTAAACATTATCCGATATTAGTAGAGGGATTTGAACTTGAAACAGATATGACTTTACATGCACTAGATAAAAGATTTAATATAAAAGAAGTACCAATAACTTATAAAGATAGGCCAGAAGGTAGTTTTTCTAAATTAAATACTTTTAATGATGGTTTTAAAGTATTATTTACTATTTTTAAAATTTTTAGATATTTTAAGCCTTTTGCTTTTTTTAGCCTATTATCTTCTATATTTGTGTTTTTTTCTATTATTAGTTCTATTCCAGTTTTTGATGACTGGTTTAGATATAAATATATTTTTCATGTTCCTTTGGCAATATTGTCGACTGGATTAGGGCTTATTAGTATGATACTTTTTGCGGTAGCTTTAATACTCGATGCAATATCTGATCAAAATAGAAGAGAATTTGAACAAAGAATATTAAAAGAATGAAACAATTTATAAAATTTGGGATAGTTGGAAGTATAGGATTTTGTATTGATGCCATTATATTATTATTATGTGTTAATATATTTGAAATAGAAGTATATATTGCTAGAGTATTATCTTTTTCATTAGCAGTATTCACAACTTGGCTTTTAAATAGAGTATTTACATTCCAAAAAAGTAAATATGGAAAAAAAAGAGAATATTTTTATTATTTTACTATTCAATCAATAGGAGCAATTTTAAATTATATAATTTTTATTATGTTGGTAAAAAATAATATATTTTTTGAACAATATTTAGTTTTTGCATTAGCAGTGGCATCTTTTATTGCAATGTTTTTTAATTTTATTCTTCTTCAAAAAAAAGTTTTTATTTAGAGTCAATAAATTGATATTTTGGATTTAGTCTTTTTATTCTAGTAAAATTTACTTTTTCAATAACTTCAGGATACTTAGAATTATTCAAGATATGAGTTTCATCACCATAAAACTTAATATTAAACTCATCCTTTTCAGTAAAAATTGATACAATTCCTCTTTTATCACCTCTTCTATGAACTATATATTTGGGTGTAACTATTTTTTCTGATAAAAAATCACCTTTCCATTTTGATGTCGAACTAATTTTTGAAACTAAATTTTTAATTGAATTATATATATCTACTTGTTGAAAGTTTTCTTTTACAGAAAAATTTTTATTTTTATAAGCTACAACCATTGGCACTACACTTGAAGATTTTAGTTCCCCAAATCTATTTAATTCTTCATTTCTTATTGGTATAACTGGATGATGATCACCTACAATAATTAATAAGCCATCATCAAAAAAACTATTTTGTTTTAATTTTTTATAAAATATACCTATTTGTTTGTCTATATATTTTATTGTTTCTTCTTCTGAAGATGAATTATTTTCTGGATTTCTAAATGGAGCATGTGAAGAAACAGTTTTTATAAATAAATAGTATTGTTTATTTTGCTTTTTTACACGGTCTATTACCCTGTCATAAAGAAATTCATCTGCTGCTGCATTGAAATGAAATCTTTGTTTATTAGTATAATAGCTATTTTCACTTCCTTCAATATATTCAAATCCATTAGATTTTGCCCATTTTCCAGTATTTGAAAAATGTAAATCTGATGAGGTTATAAATTCAGTATGGTAATTAAATCTTTTTAATATGTTAGGTAAAGATTTTTCCATATTATAAAAACCAGTAAAAGATACTCCTCCCCCATTTGTATATGCTTTAGGTGCATAAAGTGGAAATTCTCCAGTATTGATTGAAACTTCAGCATCTTCAGTTACAAATCCATTTGC is a window of Halarcobacter sp. DNA encoding:
- a CDS encoding Ig-like domain-containing protein, which encodes MKKAFIDQMFFAFLLFMGIVFFVATISDETLIRNEMEDLQSLARTSSHSIAEHYALQMDMCTAQNVNNNILRQTKLGNYLLNNGLVNYTWLDTTGDSQPDTIRTTFGAYNYNTFWYRFMDKDSFTIGPFSANEQLTTPLNVNLSFGGEDASYRNMVGTYTLDNNGCVQNAQLILEDSKRPNAGDPIGTQFTTPPTFTFIISDGYNTFKNGYNDYPSISDQITLNQSHCMGATSNPSVTLNNKTVDNTHIYFEHENLNGDGNYAHFQIIPKSIWNQYNDFISNLSGDAKDKYQQFIEYADNLNNDEDSTNDIDYTNDPNNEYRYSMEDLDGGGDQDFNDLVLDSTRLAVPNRLNNFSIGQGGVVLLNCGNNQNPVVTITGCPININEDNQTSAIGWNAIDTDGSIFSTSASSQNGTVVVNSDGTLTYTPILNFFGTDRITFTATDNSGAIGFGYCDITITEVNDAPTIYGAPTPTINIDKNYSFIPNASDPDNDILTFSISNKPSWLNFNQNTGELVGIPRSSDLGLYENIVISVSDGQLSASLPAFSIEVTDTNSKPTSSKIPDGTVKEDTYYSFDVSPYFSDADGDNLNYSITVYLNGTTNVSSYFNINQYGLITSNIKIPNGYVGNNLKINVTVSDGKESITSSYNVKIINEVDLRIFNLTFDRDEEQFDTRFGSWIKDSYDSNEGKLKIQAAKTKDWQTTGRFFNFGPSFANKRVTVKFDLNYVGGWENWGSSRDYFTVYLNHDLVIDRQSFGNYSGSINYGSKSYTLEGSTDSDGIIGVSLSIYVSSTNEVLYIDNFIVELQ
- a CDS encoding GtrA family protein; this translates as MKQFIKFGIVGSIGFCIDAIILLLCVNIFEIEVYIARVLSFSLAVFTTWLLNRVFTFQKSKYGKKREYFYYFTIQSIGAILNYIIFIMLVKNNIFFEQYLVFALAVASFIAMFFNFILLQKKVFI
- a CDS encoding LTA synthase family protein yields the protein MILIFFIVLFSSIFIFNSYKIKSKKTYLKFIIPILLFLFLYSFAKDGKYIHSWLNKNFIEYNIEINDQTKEYTKEFIKNIQDPENLIYKNSNPSYPNIIVLMVESLASYQSQYFSEIKNWTPNLDKIAKDNISFLNFFANGFVTEDAEVSINTGEFPLYAPKAYTNGGGVSFTGFYNMEKSLPNILKRFNYHTEFITSSDLHFSNTGKWAKSNGFEYIEGSENSYYTNKQRFHFNAAADEFLYDRVIDRVKKQNKQYYLFIKTVSSHAPFRNPENNSSSEEETIKYIDKQIGIFYKKLKQNSFFDDGLLIIVGDHHPVIPIRNEELNRFGELKSSSVVPMVVAYKNKNFSVKENFQQVDIYNSIKNLVSKISSTSKWKGDFLSEKIVTPKYIVHRRGDKRGIVSIFTEKDEFNIKFYGDETHILNNSKYPEVIEKVNFTRIKRLNPKYQFIDSK
- a CDS encoding AAA family ATPase is translated as MDYKTYQEYSNIQGALDIRKENVIEILQLFVLISNIQKLTFLKYDFKYNNFIYGFTVNGYEVIEDDINFINNKYSIVLKDGDIIFGKITFNRKIWYRQVLKELLKKSRIALRKIFEIEKDLLSQNTPLNIFIVTDKNTTKFANKLQTNLDILLNAEINVIYDITKISDVLHMKNSKNIIIYTIQNGELINDDSELLRKFNEFIIVIGPNNHNLSLSCGKLNIENYVSIDEFSPENIKNIILDTKYKLLNKNKYDNKIIAVSGVSGGIGATTISMNTADIIARNNPSKNVLYIDLSTTKAISNLFLSQNPIPNHSIIDLVNMNDFNIKKNLELGLVKIRENFYSINGIQKHIDRDILEKEIFIEKMLDYILKASEHFNYIIIDTGISDASSLKSSIYDLVNEIWILTEMTLPHVSKLKTFYSLMKRAGLKDKVNFIVNRVNSLNEISSSDFDSIMNTSSKEEKLSYIKIPNDYQTLGKCWNYCELASQISQESPFVKTLEDILKTKEFISKTSSKTKDKKNIFSFLNKE
- a CDS encoding prepilin peptidase; amino-acid sequence: MIFHISFFIFSLFISYIDCTRYKIPNLMIFALSIFLIIFGFFENKQIIYSFIILIIFLVFFVILILLFPKMILGGGDIKYMLVITLYLQPISIPIFLIVTGIVQGLFLIYYQKVKKRRVAPMAPAIFLSVILVKINESIDIYTIIK
- a CDS encoding glycosyltransferase, whose product is MNNKIAIILPAYNEELTIEKTILSFNKYSPNSKIVVVDNNSSDKTYEIAKETFEKNQIDGILLLEKRQGKGNAIRKAFKEIDADIYVMSDADLTYPANEINKIIDPILFENIDMCVGDRISKGDYEKENKRFLHNFGNKLVKNLVNKLFKSDINDIMSGYRAFSKKFVKHYPILVEGFELETDMTLHALDKRFNIKEVPITYKDRPEGSFSKLNTFNDGFKVLFTIFKIFRYFKPFAFFSLLSSIFVFFSIISSIPVFDDWFRYKYIFHVPLAILSTGLGLISMILFAVALILDAISDQNRREFEQRILKE